GGTCTACGTGGTCGACCCGACGAGCGGGATCGCGACCGCCCAGGGCTCCGGGCCGTTCGCCCCGGCGCTCAGTGGCGCGAACTTCGGCCTCAGCTTCGACCCGACCGACGACCAGCTCCGGGTCGTGAGCGACACCGGCCAGAACCTGCTCATCAGCCTGGTGACGTTCACGGCGACCGCCGAGACCCCGCTGGCCTACGACCCGAGCGACGAGAACACCGGGGCCACGCCCGACATCGTGGCTGCCGCGTACACGAACAACCTCGCCGGGGCGACCACGACGACCCTGTACGCCATCGACGCCGCGCGGGACGAACTGGTCATGGTCGGGGGGCCGGACAGCCAGACCCCGTCCCCGGACGCGGGCGGCCTGTTCACTGTCATGGGCGGGCCGCTCGGGATGCAGTCGACCAGCCAGACGGCGCTGGCCGCGACCGAGTCGTCCGACCCGTTCGCCCCCGTCTACGCGGTCACGACGCCGACCGGGAGTTCGGTCACGCAACTCTACGCGGTCAACCTCACGACCGGGGTCGCCACCGGCCTGGGCGCGGTCGGGAGCAGCCAGTCGCTCCGCGGGCTCGCGACCTTGCCGCCCCAGGTCGGGGCCGGGATCGTCCAGCTCGGGGCCGCGACCTACATGGAGAACCAGAACGCGTCGCTCACCATCCCGGTCACCCGGTCCGGCGGGGCGACCGGCACGATCACGGTGCCGTTCGCGACGGCCGACGGGACGGCCGTGGGCGGGGTGGACTACGTCCCCGTGTCCGGCACGCTGACGTTCGGCCCGGGCGTGACCGCGCAGTCGATCACCGTCCCGGCCCTCCCGGACCTGACCGGGACGGACGGCACCACGACCAAGACGTTCACGGTCACGCTGAGCAGCCCGACCGGCGGGGCCGCGCTGGGCGCCGTCGCCTCGGCCACCGTCACCCTGTCCGACACGGCGCTGCCGCCGGCCCCGCCGCCGCCGCTGGCGCCGCCGGCCGCGGTACCGCCGGCGTCGCCGGTGTCCGCCCCGGTTTCGCCCCCGCCGGCCTCGCCGCCGGGGTCCCCGCCGCCGCCGCCGACCGTACTCGTACCGACCGCGCCCACCCGGTACTACGCGGTCGGGGCCGGCGCCGGCGGGGCGCCGGTCGTCAACGTGTACAACGTCGCCACCGGGGCCCTGGTCAAGTCCTTCTTCGCGTTCGACTCGTCGTTCCGCGACGGCGTCCACGTCGCGGTCGGGGACGTGAACGGCGACGGGGTCGACGACATTATCGTCGGGGCCGGGAACGGCGGCGGGCCGGAAGTCGAGGTGTTCGACGGGGTCACGTTCCAGCCCATCATGGCCTTCTTCGCCTACGATTCGAGTTTCCGCGGCGGAGTCAACGTGGCCGCCGGGGACGTCAACGGGGACGGGTTCGCGGACATCATCACCGGGGCGGGGGTCGGCGGCGGCCCGCAGGTGAACGAGTACGACGGGACCACCGGGGCCGAAATCCGCACCTTCTTCGCCTTTGAATCGGACTTCCGGGACGGCGTCCAGGTGGCCGCCGGGCCGTTGACCAACACGGGGACCGACTCGGTCGTGACCACCCCCGGACCCGGCGGGGCCCCGCGGGTCACGGTGTACGACGGGGCCACGAATACCGTCCTCGCCGACTACTTCGCCGGGGACCCGACGACGCGGGCCGGTCTGTCGGTCGCGGTCGGCCAATTCCGGGCCGGCGGGATCGCCGACGTGGTCGTCGGGAGCGGCCCGGGGGTCGCCCCCGAGGTCAGCCTCTACCTGGGAACGTCCTCGACTCTCGACACCCAGTTTGCCCCGTTTCCGGCCACCCAGACGGGCGGGATCAGCGTGGCCGCCAAGACCGACGCGTTCGGGACGGGGCTCGTCTACGTGGGCCCGACGACCAACGGGGCCCCGACGGTATCGGCATACGACCCGCTGACCCAGTCGCTGGTTTCCAGCGTGTCGGCGTTCGACCCGTCGTTCCAGGGCGGCGTGTTCGTTGGATAGACACCGCCGGCCGCCGGGGGGTGCCCCTGGGATGCCTAGGTGGTGCGCGAGCGGACCGTCCGCCGCGCGATCGACATCCTTTTCCGTTTCAGGAGTCCGACAGATGAGTCAGATCAAACCGCCCGAGACCGCTGCGCCCGGGCCCGACCGCCGGGCGTTCGTGTTCGGCGGGATGGCCGCGGCCGCGGTGGTCGCCGGGACCGGGTTGGTCGGGGAGGAGGCGGCGGCCCAGGGGCCGTCGAACGCCGTCCCGAACCTGTACCCCGGCGCAAACGCGAAATTGTTCAAGGCGATCCAGACGCACGAGAACGCCCACGTCCAGTTCCTCGTCACCGCGCTGGGGGCGGCGGCCCGCCCGAAGCCGAACTTCAAGGGCCTGACGATGCCCAACGTGCGGATGTTCGCGACCGTGTCGAACGCCCTCGAAAACACCGGCGTCGGCGCGTACCTCGGCGCCGTCCCGGTCATTTTCAACAAGGCGTACCTGGCGGCGGCCGGGACGATCGCGCAGATCGAAGCCCGCCACGCCGGGTGGATCAACACCCTGTTGAACAACACGATGACCACGAACGTGTTCGGCCAGCAAGAAAGTTTCGAGCAACCGCTGACGATCGCCCAGGTCACAAGCCTGGCCGGGCCGTTCATCCAGGATTTGAACGGCGGCCCGCCGCTCACCTTCTCCCCGACCCCGTCCCGGACGAACGACGTCGCGATCCTCAACTTCGCGCTGGCGCTCGAGTACCTGGAAGCGTCGTTTTACAACATCAACGTGCCGCTGTTCTATTCCTGACCTCGGCGCCCAAAGGGTGCGGGTGCGGTCCCGGAGGCAGGACCGCACCCGTCCGGTAAAAAAATCGCCCACCGCCCGCGGACAGTCATTCGGCCGCGGGCGGCGGTTCGCTCGTTTCCCCCATCGCGTCCGGCGGCCGGGCGGCCGCGTTCCGGAAGACAGGAGTTAGTCGTGATCACTTCACGGGCCCGCGGGCGGGCCGGATACTCGCTCGTCGAAATTCTCGTCTCGATCGGGATCATCGCGACCCTTCTGGGACTCCTGTTGCCCGCCGTCCAGAAGTCGCGGGGCGGTGCGGCCCGCCTCCAGTGCTTGAACAACCTGCACCAACTCGGGCTGGCCGCCGAACACGCCCACTCGACGTACCAGCAGTACCCGCCCATATTCCACGTTTGGCCGGGCGGAACGGGAGGGCGGTTGGGCGGGGTGTTCTGGCACCTGCTGCCGTTCGTCGAGCAACAGGCCCTGTATCAGGGGCCGATCGCGGGGGACGAGGCGGCCCCCGCGATGCGGTTGTACCAGTGCCCGTCCGACCCCACCTCGTCGTCGGGCACGCCGACCACGAGTTATCTGGTGAACGAGTTCGTTTTCCACGGGCGGAAGAGTCCCCTGTTCGTGGACGGGGCCAGCCAAACCGTGCTGTTTACCGAGACCTACGCGAACTGCGACGGGGCGAACCCGGTCTACTGGTCGAACACGTCGTCGGTGACCCTGTTCGCCTACGGGCCCGCGGCAACGGCCACGTTCCGGGCGGCCCCGTCCACGAGTGCCGCGACGGCGGGCAACCCGCGCGGGTGCAGCGTGGAACTCGGCGACAACGCCCAGGCCGCGCACGCCGGGGTCATTCACGTCGCGCTGGCCGACGGATCGGTGCGACCCGTCTCGAAAGCCGGAGCCGACCAACCGGCCGCCGTCCCGGGCGGTCGCACTTCCACCAACTGGGCGGCCGCATTTACCCCCGGCGGGGGCGAAACGTTCGGCAGTGAATGGTGACACCCGTCAGGAAACATTCCTCGGCGCGCGTCAAGCGTGCGACCGAACGAAGCCCGGACAGTGATTGAGACGTCGGGTTTGAAGTCTGACCGCGCGGGCGGTCGATTTTTTGCCCGCGCAAAATCCATCAGGTCTTTGCTTCAGAATCGACCAGTCAACCAGGCAGGTCTGGCAATTGTGAAAATATCATGTGGAAACCCGTCTCGTTATTTTGACGCAACTTGTTGATTCAAAAGATTTTGTAGAAACATTCCCGATCTCGAAATGGGCGTGTTTCGGAATTGGCATTCCCGTTGCATATCTATCTCGTGCGAATCGGTAAGCGAGTCCCGATTCGCGACGATGATGAGCTCCTTCCTACACGGGCACGAGACTAGCGGGGTATGCGAGTCCCCCGCCGAATCTCGTGCCCCACGTCTTTTAAAATCACGTCGGGCCGCGGTTGTTAAACAACCGCGGCCCGATTTTTATTGTCCATCAGCCCGCCCAGTTTACTTACCTGCCCCGTCTTTCGCCCGCTGCTCCACCAGATAGGCGAGTAGGTTGTAGAAGTCGGGCTCGGGGATGGCGGTATCGAAGTTGGCCGGCATCACCGAAATCGGGCTCGTGGCCTTCTTGTCCACATCCTTCTGCTCGATCCGCTGCTCCTTCGCGTTCGAGTCGACGATAACGAGCACTTGCCCCTCCTCGCGGACGAGCTGGCCCGTGATCGTGCGGCCGTCGAGGGTGGTGACAATCGTCGCCCGGAACGCGGCGTCGATGTTCCGGTTCGGGTCGAGGATGTCTTCCAGCAGGCGGTCCGCCCCGCGGTTGCCGATCCCGTCGAGCTGCGGCCCGACCTTCGCCCCCTGCCCGCCCAGTTGATGGCAGACGGCGCACTTCTGGGTGAAGACCAACTTGCCCTTTTCCACATCCCCCATCGTCTTGCGGAACGCCGTGCCCCGCGCGGCGATGGTGGCCGACGTCTTCG
The Fimbriiglobus ruber genome window above contains:
- a CDS encoding DUF4394 domain-containing protein codes for the protein MRPHSFPSRLPGFPTTTRGSRRRVSYPFHVVELEDRSVPAPLLGLTTNDTLVSFDSDTPGTVTAATPVTGLAAGTSLVGIDYRPLTGQLYAVGSDSRVYVVDPTSGIATAQGSGPFAPALSGANFGLSFDPTDDQLRVVSDTGQNLLISLVTFTATAETPLAYDPSDENTGATPDIVAAAYTNNLAGATTTTLYAIDAARDELVMVGGPDSQTPSPDAGGLFTVMGGPLGMQSTSQTALAATESSDPFAPVYAVTTPTGSSVTQLYAVNLTTGVATGLGAVGSSQSLRGLATLPPQVGAGIVQLGAATYMENQNASLTIPVTRSGGATGTITVPFATADGTAVGGVDYVPVSGTLTFGPGVTAQSITVPALPDLTGTDGTTTKTFTVTLSSPTGGAALGAVASATVTLSDTALPPAPPPPLAPPAAVPPASPVSAPVSPPPASPPGSPPPPPTVLVPTAPTRYYAVGAGAGGAPVVNVYNVATGALVKSFFAFDSSFRDGVHVAVGDVNGDGVDDIIVGAGNGGGPEVEVFDGVTFQPIMAFFAYDSSFRGGVNVAAGDVNGDGFADIITGAGVGGGPQVNEYDGTTGAEIRTFFAFESDFRDGVQVAAGPLTNTGTDSVVTTPGPGGAPRVTVYDGATNTVLADYFAGDPTTRAGLSVAVGQFRAGGIADVVVGSGPGVAPEVSLYLGTSSTLDTQFAPFPATQTGGISVAAKTDAFGTGLVYVGPTTNGAPTVSAYDPLTQSLVSSVSAFDPSFQGGVFVG
- a CDS encoding ferritin-like domain-containing protein; protein product: MSQIKPPETAAPGPDRRAFVFGGMAAAAVVAGTGLVGEEAAAQGPSNAVPNLYPGANAKLFKAIQTHENAHVQFLVTALGAAARPKPNFKGLTMPNVRMFATVSNALENTGVGAYLGAVPVIFNKAYLAAAGTIAQIEARHAGWINTLLNNTMTTNVFGQQESFEQPLTIAQVTSLAGPFIQDLNGGPPLTFSPTPSRTNDVAILNFALALEYLEASFYNINVPLFYS
- a CDS encoding DUF1559 domain-containing protein, translated to MITSRARGRAGYSLVEILVSIGIIATLLGLLLPAVQKSRGGAARLQCLNNLHQLGLAAEHAHSTYQQYPPIFHVWPGGTGGRLGGVFWHLLPFVEQQALYQGPIAGDEAAPAMRLYQCPSDPTSSSGTPTTSYLVNEFVFHGRKSPLFVDGASQTVLFTETYANCDGANPVYWSNTSSVTLFAYGPAATATFRAAPSTSAATAGNPRGCSVELGDNAQAAHAGVIHVALADGSVRPVSKAGADQPAAVPGGRTSTNWAAAFTPGGGETFGSEW